The Candidatus Poribacteria bacterium genome segment GCCAATCAAAATCTTGGTCTGTGACCTTATTCTTACCAAAACCTTGCGCCCAACCGCTGCCAACCGAAAGGAAAAGCAGCGAAGAAACAAATAGGAGAGAAAGACAGAAAACGGGACGACGAGAAAACGAGAAAACGAGAAAACGAGACAAAAATCTCTCATTTTCAGAACGTTGCGTTTTCAATTTGTGGTATCCGCGATCGGTTTTCATCATCTTACCAAAAACCTTTCCTCTTGTTCGTAGTGCGGTGAAACTTGTTGGGTGAACTCCGAAATCGCTTGTCGCGCTAAACTCTTTAGAACACCCTGATGCGGCGCGACTTCTGAGATCAAGAATGAACTAACGCTATGGGCTTGGAACGCACGCCGTTCATAGGTATCATCCTGTATAATTTCCTCTGTGTCCACACTAGCAATTACAACCCTCAACGAGAGAATGTAGGTCTTTTCAAGGTAATCCTGATAATCGGTGACATACCTCTGAAGACTTCTCGAATAACGTTCCCCATAATAGCGTCTCGGCTGGCTCCTCGTAAAAAAGTCATAGCTGCCAACGATGACCGCATCAACTTCAAAATATTCTCCAATACGTACCAACTCTGACACATCGACTAACAGATCCTCATCAACCGTTTCATCATTAAATAGCCGCAGCGTATCCTGTGTGCTAACAACGTCCAAGTTTTGATTCCGTCCCAATCCAATTCGCATCAAGGAGGCAATCTCCCCCCCTGTGTCGTCGGAAGATACTATCCGCTGCCTCCCTGAACCCTTCGCTTCGATAAACGGCAACACAGCAAAGCCTGAATACTTGGTAACATCAATTGTGGATTCAACCTGGATTTTGATAGGGACCCGCGTTACCGCGGATGCACAACCCCAATACACTCCCAAGCATAAAAGCATCGGCAGCATCGTAATGATGAGTGAGCTTCCTCCGATGTATCGGGACAGGCGGAACGGAATCTGAATTTGGATTGATTTGTTGATTTGTTGATTTTGGTTCATTGATTCAGCCTACGATTCGGTTTGCTCTGAGTCCTGATCTGGTTGGGGTTGATCTGGCGGATCTGCTTTCTCCGCGGGTGGCGACTTCACGCGATTGCGCTGGACTTGCATCCGGCATTTCCTGTAGTTGAAGCGATAGAACTTATTGTCAGGTTCTAATTCTGTCGCGCGTTCATACGCTTTAATTGCTTCGTCGATCTTGCCCGCGGCTTCGTAAGCAACACCCAAATTGTTGTGCACCTTCGCATTTTGCGGTTCAATCTTTAAAATATGCTGCCAGCGGAAAATCGCTTCATTCCAAAGCTGCAACTCAGCGGATTTAATTGCGAATTGATTATACTGATCGATCGTCGGTTGATCCTGTAAGGCCCCACACGCAAATATCATAAAAGGGAGAGCAAGCAGGAGTAAGCATATACGAACTAACAAATTAAATCCCACCTTTCAAAAGGTAAATTCTACATAACTCCAATTAGTTCAGTCAAGCTAAAAGGGTAGCAGCCGAAATATTTATAGACAATCCCTGAGGATGAGGGCGAACTCTTTTTCCTTTCAATTTCTCTTATTCTATACTACAATTATAAGACACACTTTGCAACGATAGAGAGTTCCAGCACTCAAAAATTGCATCAGTCCATACTACGGAGGAACAGATGGCAATCCAGCGTTTATCAGCAGCTCAAATCGAAGCTCAAATGGATCAGTTAGCGCAAAGCCCCCAAGACCTTGGTGTCCTTGAATATATTGTCCTTCGCCTGCCCGACGAACAGCGGGCAACCCCCCAAGCAGCCGATGTTAGTCCCGATGGAGGACTCGAAGGAGATCGCTGGGCACGACCAAACAGTCCCAATCCGGGCGCCCAAATATCTGTGATGAATTCTCGGTTCCTGAGGATAATCGCCGGTGACGATACACGGATGCCCCTTGCCGGCGATAATTTACTCATCGATTTTGATTTAAGTGAGGAGAATCTCCCCGCTGGTACTCAATTACAAATCGGCACGGCTACTTTTGAAGTTACAGATGTCCCACATACCGGTTGTCAAAAGTTCCAACGCCGGTACGGCAAAGATGCACTTGAATTTGTCAACGGAGAGATCTATAAATCTCAACGACTCCGCGGACTGTTTATACGGACAATTGAAGCGGGAAAGATTCAAGTTGGAGATTCTATCCACAAGCTAGCCATTACATCATAACAATGAATGCGTGAGCAGGGGATTTCTTTTTCTTCAGGACTTACGCAAATTTGGCACACGGGGTAGATTTTTTATTTTTAACCCCCTAAATCCCCCTTATCAGGGGGACTTATGAACGCGCTCCGTAACTCCTACCTTGCATATTACACATCACGTATTATGTATCACGCCACTTAGCTTACTGTAGGAGGGATCTCCGAATCCCGACACCTCGCTAAATAACCCTAAATTTCCCGATTTTACCTTGATTCTTTTAAGCGAGATATGCTAAAATTAGGGACGCTTTTGCCGGAGTGGTGAAATCGGTAGACGCGCTGGACTCAAAATCCAGTGAGCCGCATTAATCCGCCATATAGCCTTGTTGAGGCTATATGGTTTTTTTTATGATCACGACCACACAAAAATCTCATCATCGTCCGCAGAATAGCCGATGAACACCGCTAGAACGATGCGAGGATTGTTCCCTTGGACCGGGGGAACTTCGTGGATGCAACGGGTGTTGAAGAAATACAGATCGCCCGGCTCAAGTTCAACCCGACATTTCTCAATACCGTTTTCAGCAGCATACTGGTGAAAAGTGTTCTCAACGATATAAGGCTGCACCTCCTCCGTCCACAAACATCGGTGCAGGATCGCCTGCGTACCTGCATCAAATTCATCCGCATTTTGCAAGCACAGCACACCCGCAAACTGGTGATCAAAACGGTATACGGCGTAATCAGTCCGTGCCTCTCGCAGCCGCACACTGTCAATGTGCGGATGATAGAGTTGGGTGTGGTAATGGATGCGAAAAATCGCGGGACCATAGCGACGACCATCTGGCTCGTAGGCTGTCCTGACCTGTTTGTCCGGTGCAAGATCCGATAGCGCATTGTAGATGAGATCTACCGGATTATCGAACCCATCAAACAGGAATTTGAACAGATGATGCGTGGCGTCCGAATGCTGAAAGAAATGCTCTTGATCCTTCCCTCGAATCCCTAGGCTCGTGCCGATGTCGGTTCTCACCCGCTCGTCCCCACCGTATACATCATCTTCGGGGTTGCGTGCCAGTCCCATGTTATAGAATCGCTCAATCAGCGGGGTACATTGATCCGTATCGTAAGCCCCTCGAAACATAATGGCCGGCATCTCCGCCTGAGACAACGCGTAGAGTGGGTCTGCACAATTTGCCCGAATCGTCTCTAAATCTGGTCCAACCGGTATCCAATTTTCCGCAGCCATATAATTCCTCCGTTTTTTAGTCAATTTGCCTTCATCTAATCGTCGCAGTAGAATCCCCATCTTGCAAGATGAGGGGGAAACTGTATCTCTTTTTAACTTGTATGGTATACCCTAACTGTTTTATAATAACCCAAATTACCACCTAAAGCCCCAGTGGGGCGACATGTGGCAGCTTAAATTGTAGCAACCCTATCTAATCAGAAATCTAACAAAAGAAGGAATGTTTGCATGAACCTCGGTTATAGCACTTGGGGAATGCCCACCGTCCCCATTGATGTCGCAATTCCCCATATCGCACAACTCGGATTTGATGGGATGGAACTAGCGGTCGGCCCCCGTTTCATCACCGAATTGAGTACCCTCGACGCCGCCGAACGCAAGCGAATTGCGGGACTGTTGAAACAACACAACTTGGCACTACCGGCAATCGCCGCGCATTCAAGTTTGATGGAAACCGATCCCGAAGCACACGCACAAAACATGTGGCGACTGAAAGGTGCAGCGGATCTCGGTGTTGAACTCGCTCAGGGAGATAGCCTACCGGCAATCAACACAACATCAGGCGGTCAACCGGAAGAATGGGACAGCCAAAAACAGTTCCTCGCTGAGCGGATCGGAGAACTCGTTGAATATACCCAAACGCTCGGAGTGACCGTTGCAATGGAACCCCACATCGGCGGTCTGATCGATACGCCCGATAAAGTCCTTGAACTCCTCGACCTCGTCGGTTCCCCCTATCTTAAGGTTAACTTTGACATCAGCCACTTCGATATCATCGGTATACCCACCGAGGAGAGCGTCGCTGCCCTAGCGCCACATTCTGCCCATACGCACGTCAAAGATCAGCGTGGACTCGCCCCCGATTTCGAGTTTCTCATCCCCGGCGAAGGTCCGTTCGACTACGCGAACTATCTGAAACTGATGGAGCAGCACGGCTACGACGGGTTCATCACCGCCGAGGTCAGTTTTATGGTGCAAGCTCGCGAAGACTATGACCCACTCGCGGCAGCAACCCTATCCTATGAAACATTATCGCGCGCCTTTGCTGATGCGGGCATTGATCGGACAAGATAGTTGGTCTCCACAGGTCTAATGTGTTAGCCCATGTTAAAAAATCGTGCAACAGAAACCGAGTTTTTGACAAAAACTCGGTTTCTCTTTATCCTTGCACCTTTTTTTTAGGCCCCCATAGGTTGAACTTCCTAGCCCAATCGCACCAATGAACCAATGAACTATAGTAGATTTTAGAATTAATGAGACACTCCAAACCGGTGCGGTTAGAAACCGCACCTACCAGGGGGCGAAAGTGTCTATTTATTTTTAGAATTCACCATAATTACGTTTCACGCCTTACGTTTTACTTTCAGACAATCTCCTTCACTTTTCGGACGATTGCTCCTGCGCTGATGCCGTGTGCTTCCAGAAGTTCATCCGCCTTGCCCGATCTCGGCAGCCCGTTGACAGCGAGCTTGTGAACCGTGACCCCTCTGGGGGCGACCGCATCTAATACCGCATCGTTAAGTCCACCCTCCGGGTAGTGATCTTCAACCGTTACGAGCGTGTTGTTGGTGGCAGCGGCTGCGTCGAGAACTGTGTTTGCGTCAATCGGCTTGACCGAATAGAGATCGATGACACGGATGGAGATACCATCCGCTTTCAGTGTTTCATACGCCTTCAACGCTTCGTGAAGCGTGACTCCCGCTGCAATAACAGTGACCTGATCGTCGTCGCTAGATCGGAGTACCTTGCTACCTCCAATTGGAAAATCCTCGGCGTTTGTATAGATTGTTGGTGTCGGCGGACGGGAGGTCCGAATATAGACGATGCCCTGATGCACCGCAGCTTGCTCGACCAAACGTTCCGCCGCGACGGCATCGCTTGGATACAGCACAACCGATCCGGGGAGTGCCCGAAACATAGCGAGATCTTCCAGTCCCATCTGAGAGGGACCATCTTCACCGACCGAAACACCGCAGTGCGAACCTGCGTACTTTATGTTCGTCTGAGAGATCGCAGACATCCGAATGTGATCACACGCGCGAGTGAAGAACGCTGCGAAGGTCGAGACGAATGGAATCTTACCGCACTTTGCTAGTCCAATCCCCGTACCAACAAGATTCTGTTCGGCGATGAACATTTCAAAATAGCGATCGCTGTGTTTCTCCATGAACTGCTCGGCGTAGGTGGAATTTTTGACATCGCCATCCACCGCAACAACCAGTGGATTCGCATCGCCCAATTTGGCGAGTCCAGAGCCGTAGCCGCTGCGGGTCGCTGCTTCTTCGCCCAGTTGATATTCAGGGGTTGTCATCTCCTGAATTTGTGGTTCAACGACAGCAGTTGCAGGGGCTGCTTCAATCCGAAAGTTCCCGTCTTTACTTAAAGGCCCCAGTTCTTTCAGAGCGTCATCCAACGGTTCACCCTTGGGAATCGCTTTACCGTGCCAGCCAGCCTTGTTTTCAAGGGAGGATACCCCCTTGCCCTTAAAAGTTTTCGCCACAATCATCGTCGGCTGATCCTCGGTGGACTTCGCTTTATCTAATGCAGATAGAATCTCGTCAAAATTGTGTCCATCAATTCCAATTGCCTGCCAACCAAACGCCTCAAACCGCCGACAGTAGGAATCAATATCAAACCCGTACATTGTCGGTTCGCTCTGTCCCATGCCGTTGACATCAACGATGCCAATCAGATTATTCAGGTTGCGGTGTGCCGCAAGCGCGACTGCCTCCCAAACGCTGCCTTCCGCAGTCTCTCCATCGCCCATCAGGACGTAAACGCGGTAATCTGACTGGTCTAGATATTTGCCGTTGAGAGCCATCCCAACACCGATCGACAATCCCTGTCCTAGCGATCCCGTGGCGACATCGACCCATTCCAAACGCGGCGTGGGATGCCCCTCAAGGTCGCTGTCAATTTCACGGAGTGTTAGTTGATCTTCGACGGAGATGATTCCCGCCTCCGCCCATGCGGCGTAGAGTACCGGGGCAGCGTGCCCTTTCGACAGGATGAAACGATCATTGTTTGAGTTACGTGCATCTGTGGGGTCGTACCGCATCGCGCGGAAAAACAATGCCGAGATAATATCCGCTGCGGACAAGCACGTTGTCGGATGCCCGGATCCGGCCTCTGATGTTGATACGAGTGAATGGATGCGTAGATTATTGGCTTTCTGTTTCAAGACATCTATGGAAGTTTCCATTGTGTTCCTAATTCCTTTATCACTGTTTTTATTTTTTCACTGAAGAGAGATCGTCTTTCAACTGCAAGAGTTGTGCTTCTGGCAGGTTTGTGATTTCAGAGATAAGTGTCATCTCCATTCCTTTGGCAAGCATCGCCTTTGCGGTTTCAATGCGGCCTTTCTGCTCACCCTCACGCAGTCCTTTCTGCTCACCCTCACGCAGTCCTTTCTGCTCACCCTCACGCAGCCCTTCCTGCTTGAAAAAAACGCTGTCTTTCTCTCTCTAACGCTGTGACTAACATCGTCTTCACCTCCTCTTCGTTCTGATAAATGGACTCCAATGACTGATAATCGTCAGATTCAATTCGTCCGTGGAAGGCCAACTGCCTAAACCAGTTTAAGAACAGACTGACTGCTTGTCTATCCGTCTCCGACGAAAATAGATTCAGCAGCTCCGCTTCCAGCACCTCTAAATCATAATGCGATTCTGCTAAAAACAACGTCGATACGATGTTTCGGATCTTTAACAACGCCTCCTGACTATATTCGTTCTCAGCAATCAGAAAATACTGAAAATCTAATGCAAATGCACCGAGTGGCGGGTTCTGCTCAATTAACGCCGAAAGATTGACCGGTGCCGTCCACGGCGCGCTTCCATTGTACAGCACGATTGGAAAGACTGCCGGCAATTTTTCGACATCGCTGTTATTGACGAGAAAATCCATGTAGAAGTTGGTGATGTAGTTCAGCACCCGTAACGCCATAAACGGCTCTACAGTGGATTGAAATTCAATCAAGATGTAAATATAGACTTCGCGGTTGTGAAACTGGACTTTGTAGATTAAGTCGCTCTCGGTCTCTTTGTAGTGTTCGGAGATAAAAGATTTATCGAGGGGTTCACACTTGTCGAAATCGAGAGAATGGACCCATTCTTGGTTGACGAAGGTTTCAAGGAGTTGTCGAAAGATGGTTCGATTTGAGAATAGTTTCTTATATCCGCTGTCGTGAATATTCATCCCTAACGCCTTTTGAACCAAGAGGGAAGATGGATTGTTTCCGGTATTGCCCCATCCTTCTACCCTTCTAATCTAAAACAATTCTCCCGTTTCCTTGTTGTTGTGTTTTAGTGCCCTAGAGATTTAATCAGGTCCACCAACGCTTCCGCGGCATACAGTACATCCTCACGACTCGCATCGTGATTTGCCACCATTCGGACGGTCATCGGTCCGTAAACAGAAACCTTAATATTGTGTTGCAGAACGCGGTCTGCAAAGTCCGCTGCAGAGATTCCTAGCGGCTTTGTATTGACAAAAACCATGTTGGAATGCACATCCTCTGGGTTCAGGGCTAATTCGTCGAATTGGGACAACGCTTTTGCGAGGAGTTTAGCGTTCGCGTGGTCTTCGCCGAGTCGATCCGGCATCTCTGACAGCGCGACAATGCCAGCCGCAGCAAGCACTCCCGACTGCCGCATCGCACCACCGAGTCGTTTCCGAGCGCGGCGTGCTTCTTGGATAAAGTCTTCCTCCCCAGCGAGCATCGACCCAACAGGAGCGCACAGTCCCTTAGAGAGACAGAACATAACGGAATCGACACGGCTTGCGACTTCACGAGCCTCAACGCCCAACGCATGGGCAGCGTTGAAAATGCGGGCGCCGTCCAAGTGGACGGGGACCCCATACTGCTGTGCCAGTTCGTGAACCGCGCTCATCCGATCCAACGGAATAGCGCGTCCCCCACGACGATTGTGTGTATTCTCCAAACAGATTAAGCTGGTCTTTGGAAATTTGGCGGGATCACGTTGCAGATAAGCCTCTACCTCATCAAGATCAGGAACGCCATCCGCGCTGTTCATCACAATCGGCATAATCCCTGCTAATGAGGACAGATTTCCGTGTTCATAGTAGTAGATATGGCACTCGGCATCCATGATCGCATAGTCGCCGGCGCGGGTGTGTGTCATGATAGCAGCGGTATTCCCCATCGTCCCTGTCGGCACGTACATCGCTGCTGCTTTGCCAATCTTTTCAGCCGCCAACGCTTCCAAACGATGGATGCTTGGGTCTTCCCCGTAGCAGTCGTCACCTACCTCTGCGTTCATCATCGCTTCACGCATCTTATTGGTCGGCTTGGTCACAGTATCACTTCGTAGATCAATAATCTTATCCATTATGCGGACCCACTTTCTTTATCGAGTGTCAGCGAGGCGATTCGCCGCTGTGCCGCTGGCGCAAGATAATGCAGACTATGGTGCTTTGATAACTGCCCAAATGTTTCAAGGGCTTGATTTATTTGGTTCAATTTGAGATAAGCCTCGCCCATCCAGTACATTGATTTGGCAAGGATGTCATTCGGTGGCGGCGGCTCGGTTGGGTCCTCCGAATCCTCCGATTCCTCTGCATTTGGGGGATCTGAGGGATGTGATTTTTCATATTCAATTGCAGCTTGGAATTCTGCGATGGCTTCTTCGTAGTTTCGATCTTCATAGTATGCCTTGTTAGCCTGATAAAAACTCATATTGTTACCATCATGTAGGAACTCCAAATGATCCTCCTCCACTTCTTCTATAATGTCTTGTGTCTCTTCATCGTTTAAAGAAGAACTCTCCGTCTCCTCTTCCTCTACCGTTTCTTCTGTTTCTTCCACTTCTTTTATATTATCCTGTTTTGCTTCATCTTCTTGCTTCCTAGCCATATAAAATCTCCTTCGGATATAGTTTATCTACCCATCGGCAGAATGAGCATCTTCGCACCATTGTTGACCTTGGTACAAGCGTAGTCAACAGAAAAATAAGTTCAAGAAAAGTCCTTGATCAATGAATTGGCAATTGATTTATAGTATACCAAAAACTAGGCTTTATGGCAAGAACCGCAAAATAGAAAAAACTGACAGATTATTTCGTCATAAGGGAGCAACGATCCCTCGGGAATGGACAATTGATTTGCGTCTAGGAAATTTGCTTTTATCCACCCCTACGCCTCTGGTATAATATAGTGGTAGGCATACTTCGTATGCCGTAACCTGTGTTATAATAACCTAAGTTGCTAGGTTCTGTTGACATTTCATCGCAATCAGACAATCAAGAGGGTGCACAAACGCGTGATCCTTCGTAGGGATTGGGTCTGCCAACCCTTTGGTCACGCGTCAGAGTCCGTTCCGCCTGTCCCGATTCCATCGGGGAGACCAGGGACGCTTTCAAACTGCTGTAGGTCGATTTTCCAAAATCGACAACACCTAGGATGTTTCAGTTGATTGAGCCAAGATTGTGGCGCGACACGCTGTGTATTTTGTCGAGATATGAATCTCGACCTACAATCTCCTTTTGTACCCCGATCTGTTAGATTGTGATCCCAGTCTGCAAACTAAATTGAAGATTAATTTATTAATTCGGTAATTTCCGAGCGATGCCCGGTGCGGTTGCAAACCGCACCTACCGGGCCTGGGGAAAATATAGCATTACCGAATTATTTTCTGAAACCTCATACAGTTTGCGCTACATTTGTCAGATTGGCTGATGATTACAGCGTTTACCGAATGAGCAGCTTCAAAATGTCAACACGCCCTAGCAACTTGCGTTATAGTAATAGGCATACTCCGTCCGCCGTAACCTCCGTATGCCATAACCATCTATAGGGATGTTTTCTCAGGTTGCTCCTGCTGGATTGCTATGAACATCTGCGCCCCATCAGTGGGATATAGGACTTCATCGTTTCTATCCCCGATAAGATCGGGAGGCAAGCACCTGTAAATCCTTGAATCCCCGATGAATCNNGTTGTAGTGAACAACGATCGTTGTTCACTACGATGGTCCCCACCGGTACATAGAAGCGCGTATATTTCGTAGGGAACGGAGCTCTCCGTTCCATTTGTCTTAAATCGCTGGGGTAATGCGTCCGAAGGTCATCAAAATTGGCTCAATTTTCAAATGTCAACACGCCCTACGCTCAACCTGAAAATCCTGATTCAGACAACTATTTATCAATCCAATGAACCAACTACCCAACGCCGTTAAAAATCAATCCCTCTTTTCAAACTACTACCTCGATTCCCTCATCGCCGATCAACCGCAGTGGGCGGATACCCCCGACATCGAAGCGGACTACGTCGCAATCAAGGAACTCTTCGATGCTGTCGTACCTAACGCAGAACACCTCAACGAGGCACAAACCGAAGAGGGATTCATTCGACCACTCCTAAGAAAGTTAGGACACGTTTTCGAGGTGCAGCCCGCGCTCCACACAGCGCAGGGAACCAAAGCACCCGATTACGCCTTCTTCTCATCGGCGGAGGCCCTCAATGCGGCCCAACCTCACCTCAGAACTAACCAATTTATCAACACTGCCCTCGCTGTTGGTGATGCAAAGAAGTGGTCACGCAATCTGGATCGAAAAGCGCAGGATGAGGGGGACCCGTTCAACAATCAAAATCCAAACTACCAAATTGACTTCTATCTGCGCGGTGCGGATAAAGACTGGGGCATCTTGACCAATGGTAGGCAATGGCGACTCTACCACCGTCAAACCAGTTACCGGCTCGATAGCTTCTATGAGGTAGATCTCGCTGCACTGCTCTCCGAAAACGGAGGCTTAGATTCTTTTCGCTACTTCTATAACCTCTTTCGACGAGACGCCTTCATCCCCGATCCGAGCGGGATATGCTTCCTCGATCACGTCTTGGGGGAGAGCCAACAATACACCGTCGGCGTTTCTGACGATTTGAAAAACCGTGTCTACGATGCGCTACGCCTGCTCATTGGTGGCTTCCTCAATTTCCACCGCAACCATTTTGAAGAAACTGATCCACCGCTCGATGAGATTCAGACCAACTGCCTGATTCTGCTGTACCGTATCCTGTTTACCGTCTACGCCGAAAGTCGTGATCTGCTACCCCTTGACAATCACGATTATGCAATGCAGTATAGCCTCGACCATCTGGCGACCGACATCCACGACAAACTGGAGGGCGGTATCACCCCCGCGCCGGGAGTAAGCCTCTATTGGACACGACTCAAAGAACTATTTACGCTTATTAACGATGGATGGGAAGGTCACATCCCACAATATAACGGCGGACTTTTCAATCCGCAACAACATCCATTTCTCGAAGGTTATGAGATTGGCGATGATACACTCGCACAAGTTATCGAACTCCTAACACGGACGGAAGCGGGCGATCGCATCACTTACCGTGACCTTGATGTACGCCATCTGGGAGATATCTACGAGGGCTTGCTCGAATACCAGCCCCAAATTGCTGACCAAGATCTGGTCATCGTTTCAAGCAGAGGGAGCGAGATGGTCGAACCAAAATCCTCTCCCGATCAGGAGGTCGCCTATCAAGAGGGAGCGGTCTATCTCCTGACCGACAAAGGGGAGCGGAAAGCGACCGGGAGCTACTACACCCCCGATTATATCGTCCGCTACATCGTCCAAAACACGCTCGCGCCGCTCTGTGAGGGCAAAACCGTCGATGAAATCCTATCGCTCAAAATCCTTGACCCCGCCACAGGGAGCGGCCATTTCCTCGTCGGCGTTGTCGATTACCTCGCCGAAGAGCTGATTACCCACCCGGACGCGCTACACATGACCGAAATCGCAAGTGAGGAAACGGAACTTGCCTATTGGCGGCGGCGCGTTGTCGAGTCCTGCGTCTACGGCGTTGATCTCAACCCGATGGCGGTAGAGTTGGCGAAACTCTCCCTCTGGCTCCACACGGTGGCAAAGGGCGAACCTCTCTCGTTCCTCGACCACCACATCCGATGCGGCAATTCCCTGATCGGTGCGAAAATT includes the following:
- a CDS encoding tetratricopeptide repeat protein, which produces MIFACGALQDQPTIDQYNQFAIKSAELQLWNEAIFRWQHILKIEPQNAKVHNNLGVAYEAAGKIDEAIKAYERATELEPDNKFYRFNYRKCRMQVQRNRVKSPPAEKADPPDQPQPDQDSEQTES
- a CDS encoding MOSC domain-containing protein, with the translated sequence MAIQRLSAAQIEAQMDQLAQSPQDLGVLEYIVLRLPDEQRATPQAADVSPDGGLEGDRWARPNSPNPGAQISVMNSRFLRIIAGDDTRMPLAGDNLLIDFDLSEENLPAGTQLQIGTATFEVTDVPHTGCQKFQRRYGKDALEFVNGEIYKSQRLRGLFIRTIEAGKIQVGDSIHKLAITS
- a CDS encoding sugar phosphate isomerase/epimerase produces the protein MNLGYSTWGMPTVPIDVAIPHIAQLGFDGMELAVGPRFITELSTLDAAERKRIAGLLKQHNLALPAIAAHSSLMETDPEAHAQNMWRLKGAADLGVELAQGDSLPAINTTSGGQPEEWDSQKQFLAERIGELVEYTQTLGVTVAMEPHIGGLIDTPDKVLELLDLVGSPYLKVNFDISHFDIIGIPTEESVAALAPHSAHTHVKDQRGLAPDFEFLIPGEGPFDYANYLKLMEQHGYDGFITAEVSFMVQAREDYDPLAAATLSYETLSRAFADAGIDRTR
- a CDS encoding transketolase produces the protein METSIDVLKQKANNLRIHSLVSTSEAGSGHPTTCLSAADIISALFFRAMRYDPTDARNSNNDRFILSKGHAAPVLYAAWAEAGIISVEDQLTLREIDSDLEGHPTPRLEWVDVATGSLGQGLSIGVGMALNGKYLDQSDYRVYVLMGDGETAEGSVWEAVALAAHRNLNNLIGIVDVNGMGQSEPTMYGFDIDSYCRRFEAFGWQAIGIDGHNFDEILSALDKAKSTEDQPTMIVAKTFKGKGVSSLENKAGWHGKAIPKGEPLDDALKELGPLSKDGNFRIEAAPATAVVEPQIQEMTTPEYQLGEEAATRSGYGSGLAKLGDANPLVVAVDGDVKNSTYAEQFMEKHSDRYFEMFIAEQNLVGTGIGLAKCGKIPFVSTFAAFFTRACDHIRMSAISQTNIKYAGSHCGVSVGEDGPSQMGLEDLAMFRALPGSVVLYPSDAVAAERLVEQAAVHQGIVYIRTSRPPTPTIYTNAEDFPIGGSKVLRSSDDDQVTVIAAGVTLHEALKAYETLKADGISIRVIDLYSVKPIDANTVLDAAAATNNTLVTVEDHYPEGGLNDAVLDAVAPRGVTVHKLAVNGLPRSGKADELLEAHGISAGAIVRKVKEIV
- a CDS encoding Rpn family recombination-promoting nuclease/putative transposase, producing the protein MNIHDSGYKKLFSNRTIFRQLLETFVNQEWVHSLDFDKCEPLDKSFISEHYKETESDLIYKVQFHNREVYIYILIEFQSTVEPFMALRVLNYITNFYMDFLVNNSDVEKLPAVFPIVLYNGSAPWTAPVNLSALIEQNPPLGAFALDFQYFLIAENEYSQEALLKIRNIVSTLFLAESHYDLEVLEAELLNLFSSETDRQAVSLFLNWFRQLAFHGRIESDDYQSLESIYQNEEEVKTMLVTALERERQRFFQAGRAA
- a CDS encoding aminotransferase class I/II-fold pyridoxal phosphate-dependent enzyme is translated as MDKIIDLRSDTVTKPTNKMREAMMNAEVGDDCYGEDPSIHRLEALAAEKIGKAAAMYVPTGTMGNTAAIMTHTRAGDYAIMDAECHIYYYEHGNLSSLAGIMPIVMNSADGVPDLDEVEAYLQRDPAKFPKTSLICLENTHNRRGGRAIPLDRMSAVHELAQQYGVPVHLDGARIFNAAHALGVEAREVASRVDSVMFCLSKGLCAPVGSMLAGEEDFIQEARRARKRLGGAMRQSGVLAAAGIVALSEMPDRLGEDHANAKLLAKALSQFDELALNPEDVHSNMVFVNTKPLGISAADFADRVLQHNIKVSVYGPMTVRMVANHDASREDVLYAAEALVDLIKSLGH
- a CDS encoding tetratricopeptide repeat protein, whose amino-acid sequence is MARKQEDEAKQDNIKEVEETEETVEEEETESSSLNDEETQDIIEEVEEDHLEFLHDGNNMSFYQANKAYYEDRNYEEAIAEFQAAIEYEKSHPSDPPNAEESEDSEDPTEPPPPNDILAKSMYWMGEAYLKLNQINQALETFGQLSKHHSLHYLAPAAQRRIASLTLDKESGSA
- a CDS encoding N-6 DNA methylase; protein product: MNQLPNAVKNQSLFSNYYLDSLIADQPQWADTPDIEADYVAIKELFDAVVPNAEHLNEAQTEEGFIRPLLRKLGHVFEVQPALHTAQGTKAPDYAFFSSAEALNAAQPHLRTNQFINTALAVGDAKKWSRNLDRKAQDEGDPFNNQNPNYQIDFYLRGADKDWGILTNGRQWRLYHRQTSYRLDSFYEVDLAALLSENGGLDSFRYFYNLFRRDAFIPDPSGICFLDHVLGESQQYTVGVSDDLKNRVYDALRLLIGGFLNFHRNHFEETDPPLDEIQTNCLILLYRILFTVYAESRDLLPLDNHDYAMQYSLDHLATDIHDKLEGGITPAPGVSLYWTRLKELFTLINDGWEGHIPQYNGGLFNPQQHPFLEGYEIGDDTLAQVIELLTRTEAGDRITYRDLDVRHLGDIYEGLLEYQPQIADQDLVIVSSRGSEMVEPKSSPDQEVAYQEGAVYLLTDKGERKATGSYYTPDYIVRYIVQNTLAPLCEGKTVDEILSLKILDPATGSGHFLVGVVDYLAEELITHPDALHMTEIASEETELAYWRRRVVESCVYGVDLNPMAVELAKLSLWLHTVAKGEPLSFLDHHIRCGNSLIGAKIESLSNLPELRRSRRNTSQSQTEITMAFPFTDTVARAIGHYLLIEEMESRTADQIHAKEHQLDIAQQMLRFHKGVANLWTSVYFGNNVSRATYHQALNALRARDTDALDNLLSYQRAQAIAVEERFFHWEIEFPEVFRDRYGREKDNPGFDAVVGNPPY